A genomic segment from Desulfurispirillum indicum S5 encodes:
- the ldhH gene encoding L-lactate dehydrogenase (quinone) large subunit LdhH, which yields MKRNIPQQIREKIDDKVLYQALRNFGRNYRISRDKAYSAHDFAALRTELSAVKQNSCHNIDTLFQQFKQNAEAGGAMVHQAATAEEANRIIATICQQAGATMAVKSKSMTSEETHLNSALEKEGVEVVETDLGEYLLQVGKQHPSHMVMPAIHMTRGQARDIFNDGLQAGLSEDIPAMVEFVRHHLRPSYFEAGAGITGANVAVADSGAIGIVTNEGNARLTTTLPPVHIVLLGYEKLVPSFTDALKVIRMLPKSATGQTISTYVTWIQGQEVTPAGEAKQMHYVFLDNGRLKYKNDQDVNQALGCIRCGSCANVCPVYELLGGHVFGDVYIGAIGLIYTSMFGDAKLANALQKLCSSCMACSANCPAGIDLHAIIAHLRLRYGKEHGVPLLKRAIYGGMLANPSLFRAAMKTASFAQKPLVDKHSGLMNLPLPGSHNFRKLPRFESATFSDRMKQHPTKISTKKVFFYPGCAVEYFYPQMGTALVNLLEKAGYQVDYPDKAVCCGLPAHFGGDAQSAGKTVDQCLDHFRNPDDYEAILVLCPSCGSAMQHEFPHYAAAGQHEELSQRVAAKTMTLASFVEKAGLQFQSGGHQKVTYHVPCHMGRGMGSSAADLLKSLLGEQFAPMEHADVCCGFAGSYSVDYPQVSAGILGKKLEHAAATGASTLITDCPGCVMQIGGGAAKQEMDMQVVHLSTFLENLESRG from the coding sequence ATGAAGAGAAATATCCCCCAGCAGATCCGAGAAAAAATTGACGACAAGGTTCTCTACCAGGCGCTGCGAAATTTCGGGCGCAACTATCGCATCTCCCGTGACAAGGCGTACAGCGCCCATGACTTTGCCGCCCTGCGTACTGAGCTGTCAGCGGTAAAGCAGAACTCCTGCCACAACATCGACACCCTCTTTCAGCAATTCAAACAGAACGCCGAAGCTGGTGGGGCCATGGTCCACCAGGCAGCCACTGCTGAAGAAGCCAACCGCATCATTGCCACAATCTGCCAGCAGGCTGGTGCCACCATGGCGGTGAAATCCAAGTCCATGACCAGTGAAGAGACCCACCTCAACAGCGCCCTGGAAAAAGAGGGTGTGGAGGTGGTGGAGACCGATCTGGGCGAATACCTGCTGCAGGTGGGCAAACAGCATCCCTCCCACATGGTCATGCCGGCCATCCACATGACCCGTGGCCAGGCCCGTGATATTTTCAACGATGGCCTGCAGGCAGGTCTCAGCGAAGATATCCCCGCCATGGTGGAGTTTGTTCGTCACCACCTGCGCCCATCCTATTTTGAAGCCGGAGCGGGCATCACCGGTGCCAATGTGGCCGTCGCTGACAGCGGCGCCATCGGCATTGTCACCAACGAGGGCAACGCCCGCCTGACCACCACCCTGCCCCCGGTGCACATCGTCCTGCTGGGCTACGAAAAGCTGGTCCCCAGCTTCACCGATGCCCTCAAGGTTATCCGCATGCTGCCCAAGTCGGCCACTGGGCAGACCATCAGCACCTACGTCACCTGGATTCAGGGGCAGGAAGTTACTCCTGCCGGTGAGGCCAAGCAGATGCACTACGTTTTCCTGGATAATGGCCGCCTGAAATACAAGAATGATCAGGACGTCAACCAGGCCCTGGGCTGTATCCGCTGTGGCAGCTGTGCCAACGTCTGCCCCGTCTATGAGCTGCTGGGCGGCCATGTCTTTGGTGACGTGTATATTGGTGCCATCGGCCTGATCTACACCTCCATGTTCGGCGACGCCAAGCTGGCCAATGCCCTGCAGAAGCTGTGTTCTTCCTGCATGGCCTGCAGCGCCAATTGCCCCGCCGGCATCGATCTGCATGCCATTATCGCTCATCTTCGCTTGCGATATGGCAAGGAACACGGCGTACCTCTGCTCAAGCGCGCCATCTACGGCGGCATGCTGGCCAACCCCTCCCTGTTCCGCGCTGCCATGAAAACCGCTTCCTTTGCGCAGAAGCCCTTGGTGGACAAGCACAGTGGACTCATGAACCTGCCCCTGCCCGGCAGCCACAACTTCCGCAAGTTGCCGCGCTTTGAATCCGCCACCTTCAGCGATCGCATGAAGCAGCATCCAACGAAAATATCCACCAAGAAGGTTTTCTTCTACCCCGGCTGCGCCGTGGAATATTTCTATCCCCAGATGGGAACCGCTCTGGTGAACCTGCTGGAAAAGGCGGGCTATCAGGTGGATTACCCCGACAAGGCCGTCTGCTGTGGCCTGCCAGCCCACTTCGGCGGCGATGCACAAAGCGCCGGGAAAACCGTGGACCAGTGCCTGGATCACTTCCGCAATCCCGATGACTACGAAGCCATCCTGGTGCTCTGCCCCAGCTGCGGCTCAGCCATGCAACATGAGTTTCCCCACTACGCCGCCGCCGGGCAGCACGAAGAACTCAGCCAGCGCGTTGCCGCCAAGACCATGACCCTGGCCTCCTTTGTGGAAAAGGCCGGACTGCAGTTCCAGTCAGGCGGCCACCAGAAAGTCACCTACCATGTCCCCTGCCACATGGGTCGCGGCATGGGCTCCAGCGCTGCCGACCTGCTGAAGTCCCTGCTGGGTGAACAGTTCGCCCCCATGGAACACGCCGATGTCTGCTGTGGCTTTGCCGGCTCTTACTCGGTAGACTACCCGCAGGTTTCCGCTGGAATCCTGGGCAAAAAACTGGAGCACGCCGCTGCCACTGGTGCCTCCACCCTCATAACCGACTGCCCCGGCTGCGTCATGCAGATCGGGGGTGGTGCCGCCAAACAGGAGATGGACATGCAGGTGGTGCACCTGAGCACCTTCCTGGAAAATCTGGAGAGCAGGGGCTAG
- a CDS encoding methyl-accepting chemotaxis protein → MAPEGSPMTRMAQVFYQWLEKRFFSTLTRKIVGNLSVLLILQVLTFVVYTRGLGAIEAAVVTAPGGAPEVGQQVSSLVGDLFIRGAVLTLVSVLAMAGAALFLRYLIRRPIIGMTRSFRESTERRDLSRDIVPYTVDEIRTMGTGYNGFMTMLRAMIGSLREQGVRTAMETMKVVWNMGRTIQNTQHQEEYVRGVLIASDESVRAIEDISSSVQGISQSTSRNLESARSSLDELSEVSHGIARVSSMLNEFGRTVDRLGENSRTINNIALIINDVSEQTNLLALNAAIEAARAGDNGRGFAVVADEVRKLAEKVREATSEISANIQNMNALVQRTAEETSGIRTQMGAASVVVEKTAGEFRHMVQDFEQTNTQLMMIASAIEELSTTNGEVRRQVADISALSSSVKEQMEDAGICLDALSAITESMQADVLSFHLGQGVFEEILQVTHLYHQEAHAIMTDLLESGANLFDHTYAPVSGTNPQKYRTSYTDVFLARLQGLFDEARAAIPGCCYALCIDANGYLPTHHSNVSLPPSGDRERDIQYSRHMRIYNNTPTERRRASHQEPFLLQTYLRDTGEILNDLSIPIFLENRHWGAFIVGFEPQALLTSATVTKPLLTS, encoded by the coding sequence GTGGCCCCTGAGGGCAGCCCCATGACGCGCATGGCTCAGGTATTCTACCAGTGGCTCGAAAAGCGATTTTTCTCCACGTTAACCCGTAAGATCGTCGGAAATCTCAGCGTACTGCTGATTCTGCAGGTGCTGACCTTTGTCGTCTACACCCGCGGGCTTGGCGCCATCGAGGCAGCGGTGGTGACCGCGCCAGGGGGCGCTCCGGAAGTCGGGCAGCAGGTGAGCTCTCTGGTGGGCGATCTGTTTATCCGGGGAGCCGTGTTGACTCTGGTCAGTGTGCTGGCCATGGCGGGGGCCGCTCTTTTCCTGCGCTACCTGATACGTCGTCCCATCATCGGAATGACCCGCAGTTTCCGTGAGTCCACGGAGCGTCGTGACCTGTCCCGGGATATCGTTCCCTACACGGTGGATGAAATCCGTACCATGGGCACCGGGTATAATGGCTTCATGACCATGCTGCGCGCGATGATCGGTTCTTTGCGGGAGCAGGGTGTCAGAACGGCAATGGAGACCATGAAAGTGGTGTGGAATATGGGCAGGACTATCCAGAACACCCAGCACCAGGAAGAGTATGTCAGGGGAGTCCTGATCGCCAGTGACGAAAGCGTCCGCGCCATTGAGGACATCTCCAGCAGCGTGCAGGGAATTTCCCAGTCAACCAGCCGCAACCTGGAGAGCGCCCGCAGCTCCCTGGATGAACTTTCCGAAGTATCCCACGGTATTGCCCGGGTGTCGTCCATGCTCAACGAGTTCGGTCGGACGGTGGATCGCCTGGGGGAGAACTCCCGCACCATCAATAACATCGCCCTGATCATCAACGATGTTTCCGAACAGACCAACCTGCTGGCACTCAATGCTGCCATCGAGGCCGCCCGCGCTGGTGACAACGGGCGCGGTTTCGCCGTGGTGGCTGATGAAGTGCGCAAGCTGGCCGAGAAGGTCCGTGAGGCCACGAGTGAAATTTCCGCGAACATCCAGAATATGAATGCACTGGTACAGCGCACCGCAGAGGAGACCTCCGGCATTCGCACCCAGATGGGAGCGGCCAGTGTCGTGGTGGAAAAGACGGCCGGGGAATTTCGCCATATGGTGCAGGATTTTGAGCAAACCAATACCCAGCTTATGATGATAGCCTCTGCCATTGAAGAGCTTTCCACCACCAACGGCGAAGTTCGTCGCCAGGTGGCCGACATCAGTGCCCTGAGCAGCAGCGTGAAGGAGCAGATGGAAGACGCCGGCATCTGTCTGGATGCGCTTTCGGCTATCACCGAAAGCATGCAGGCCGATGTGCTGAGTTTTCACCTGGGGCAGGGGGTGTTTGAGGAAATCCTGCAGGTCACGCACCTCTATCACCAGGAGGCACACGCTATCATGACGGATCTCCTGGAGAGTGGTGCCAACCTTTTCGACCACACCTATGCCCCGGTTTCCGGCACCAATCCCCAGAAGTACCGCACCTCGTACACCGATGTGTTTCTGGCCCGCCTGCAGGGGTTGTTTGACGAAGCCCGCGCCGCCATTCCCGGCTGCTGTTACGCTCTGTGCATTGATGCCAACGGCTATCTGCCCACCCACCACAGCAACGTCTCTTTGCCGCCAAGCGGTGATCGGGAAAGGGATATTCAGTACAGTCGCCATATGCGCATCTACAATAACACGCCGACCGAACGTCGTCGCGCCAGCCACCAGGAACCCTTTTTGCTGCAGACCTATCTCAGGGATACCGGGGAAATTCTCAATGATCTTTCCATACCGATTTTCCTTGAGAATCGCCACTGGGGTGCCTTTATTGTGGGTTTTGAACCGCAGGCGCTCCTGACTTCCGCCACCGTGACCAAACCGTTGCTGACCAGCTAA
- a CDS encoding FadR/GntR family transcriptional regulator, with protein sequence MSQTMEMFEKIKPKRISDEIYKQIKELILSGKLQPGQKLPPERELAANMGVSRPSLREAIHRLEAQGFVYNVQGSGTFVRSMTQNSMGIAIDEFFKRDESIFDAVEMRKVLETWAARIAAERATDEEIAQMEEYLEEMRIACEQTQVGHEPDASFHSTISHATHNVLLVHIMNTIHHWVEQVSFEVRSRMFQDPNHHNLLYRQHRAVFEAIRDRDPERATLAMLDHMKYIEDQTRKIFSPKE encoded by the coding sequence ATGAGCCAGACCATGGAAATGTTTGAAAAAATCAAACCAAAGCGCATCAGCGACGAAATATACAAGCAGATAAAAGAACTTATTCTGTCAGGCAAGCTGCAGCCGGGACAAAAGCTGCCACCGGAACGGGAGCTGGCTGCCAATATGGGGGTCAGCCGCCCCAGCCTGCGCGAAGCCATTCATCGCCTGGAGGCCCAGGGGTTTGTTTACAATGTTCAGGGCAGTGGCACTTTTGTGCGCTCCATGACACAAAATTCCATGGGTATCGCCATTGATGAGTTTTTCAAGCGTGACGAATCCATATTTGATGCGGTGGAAATGCGTAAAGTGCTGGAAACCTGGGCCGCCCGCATTGCCGCTGAACGGGCAACCGATGAGGAAATAGCGCAGATGGAGGAGTATCTCGAGGAGATGCGCATCGCCTGCGAGCAAACCCAGGTAGGCCACGAGCCGGATGCCAGCTTTCACTCCACCATCAGCCACGCCACCCACAATGTACTGCTGGTACATATTATGAACACCATCCACCACTGGGTGGAACAGGTCTCCTTTGAGGTACGCTCCCGGATGTTTCAGGATCCGAACCATCACAATCTACTCTACCGTCAACACCGTGCCGTCTTCGAAGCCATACGGGATCGCGACCCGGAACGAGCCACGTTGGCCATGCTGGACCATATGAAGTACATTGAGGATCAAACCCGCAAAATATTTTCCCCCAAAGAGTGA
- a CDS encoding L-lactate permease: MNQTLLSLLAFTPLILAAVLLVGLNWPARRAMPVVFLTTAAIGLTAWEMSFTRIVASSLQGLILTASVLWIIFGAILLLNTMKHSGAVTAIRGGFSSVSADRRVQVIIVAWLFGCFIEGASGFGTPAAIAAPLLVAIGFPALAAVTMGMMIQSTPVSFGAVGTPIVIGVSAGLDREGISATLIENQSSWEVFYQLITSQVAITHAIVGLFMPLLMCIMLTRFFGKNKSWTEGLSIAPFAIFAGLAFVLPYAAAGVFLGPEFPSLIGALVGLAVVVPAAKAGFLVPKKSWDFAAPKEWPVDWMGSIEIKLDALAGRAPMSGVMAWTPYLLLALILVISRVVPEVKSFFTSFLSFGWSNILGEAGVSGSIQPLYLPGGIMVMVVFITYFLHRMSFKEMKAAVGESSRTLLGAGFVLIFTIPMVRILINSGVNAADLPSMPIAMAQLVANSVGNIYPFFAPAVGGLGAFIAGSNTVSNLMLVQFQFSVGELLGISGALLVAMQAVGAAAGNMIAIHNVVAASATVGLLGREGRTLRMTAIPTLYYLVFAGIIALIAVFVLGVADPLMG, encoded by the coding sequence ATGAACCAGACTCTATTGTCACTCCTCGCTTTCACCCCACTCATTTTAGCCGCTGTGCTGCTGGTGGGACTGAACTGGCCGGCACGCCGCGCCATGCCCGTCGTCTTCCTCACCACTGCAGCCATTGGTCTGACCGCCTGGGAGATGAGTTTCACCCGCATTGTCGCCTCTTCCCTCCAAGGTCTGATCCTGACCGCCTCAGTTCTGTGGATCATTTTCGGCGCCATCCTGCTGCTGAACACCATGAAACACTCCGGAGCCGTCACGGCCATCCGGGGCGGATTCTCCAGCGTCAGTGCCGACCGCCGAGTTCAGGTCATTATTGTCGCCTGGCTCTTCGGCTGTTTCATTGAAGGCGCCTCCGGCTTCGGCACTCCCGCCGCCATCGCGGCGCCCCTGCTGGTGGCCATTGGCTTCCCCGCCCTCGCAGCCGTCACCATGGGCATGATGATCCAGTCCACCCCCGTCTCCTTTGGTGCCGTGGGAACACCGATCGTCATTGGCGTCAGTGCTGGCCTTGACCGCGAAGGCATCAGCGCCACCCTGATCGAAAATCAGTCCAGCTGGGAAGTCTTCTACCAGCTCATCACCTCCCAGGTCGCCATCACTCACGCCATCGTGGGCCTGTTCATGCCCCTGCTCATGTGCATCATGCTCACCCGCTTCTTCGGCAAGAACAAGTCCTGGACCGAAGGGCTTTCCATCGCACCCTTTGCCATCTTTGCCGGACTCGCCTTTGTGCTGCCCTACGCCGCTGCCGGCGTCTTCCTCGGACCAGAGTTCCCCTCCCTGATCGGCGCCCTGGTAGGCCTGGCTGTGGTTGTTCCCGCCGCCAAAGCCGGATTCCTGGTGCCCAAGAAGTCATGGGATTTTGCCGCCCCCAAAGAGTGGCCCGTTGACTGGATGGGCAGCATTGAAATCAAGCTGGACGCCCTGGCTGGACGCGCCCCCATGTCCGGAGTCATGGCCTGGACTCCTTACCTGCTGCTGGCGCTTATCCTGGTGATCTCCCGCGTGGTGCCTGAAGTCAAGTCATTCTTCACAAGCTTCCTGAGCTTTGGCTGGTCCAATATTCTGGGCGAAGCGGGTGTCTCCGGTAGCATTCAGCCCCTCTACCTGCCTGGTGGTATCATGGTGATGGTGGTGTTCATCACCTACTTCCTGCACCGCATGAGCTTCAAGGAGATGAAGGCAGCCGTGGGCGAGTCCTCCCGCACGCTGCTGGGCGCAGGTTTCGTGCTCATCTTCACCATACCCATGGTGCGCATCCTCATAAACTCCGGCGTCAATGCAGCCGACCTGCCCTCCATGCCCATTGCCATGGCCCAGCTGGTGGCTAACTCCGTGGGCAATATCTATCCCTTCTTCGCCCCTGCTGTCGGTGGCCTGGGAGCCTTTATTGCCGGCTCCAACACCGTATCCAACCTGATGCTGGTGCAATTCCAGTTCAGTGTCGGTGAATTGCTGGGTATCTCTGGCGCGCTGCTGGTCGCCATGCAGGCCGTAGGCGCTGCCGCCGGAAACATGATCGCCATCCACAATGTGGTTGCCGCTTCCGCCACCGTTGGCCTGCTGGGCCGCGAAGGGCGCACCCTGCGCATGACCGCCATACCCACACTCTATTACCTGGTCTTTGCCGGCATTATCGCCCTGATTGCCGTCTTCGTGCTGGGGGTAGCCGATCCGCTGATGGGCTAA
- a CDS encoding LutC/YkgG family protein, giving the protein MLEKFLQHCAVAAMQTRVIPAAELTSSIESFLQEGGVVCAPRFEIPEVSTPVDRAGIPVCILEADWAIGETGTFVINQRNPEVRLASCMAETLVVILERSRLVEKLEDVAAYMEEKLSGAEAGFVAFISGASRTADIERELTIGVHGPRYMHALILEDR; this is encoded by the coding sequence ATGCTTGAAAAATTTCTCCAGCACTGTGCAGTGGCTGCCATGCAGACCCGGGTTATCCCGGCGGCAGAGCTGACATCATCCATAGAATCCTTTCTGCAGGAAGGGGGTGTGGTCTGCGCCCCTCGCTTTGAGATACCGGAAGTCTCCACCCCAGTGGATCGTGCCGGTATCCCTGTATGTATTCTCGAAGCCGACTGGGCTATCGGTGAAACCGGTACTTTTGTCATCAACCAGCGTAATCCGGAAGTTCGCCTGGCCAGTTGTATGGCCGAAACCCTGGTGGTGATCCTGGAGCGCTCACGCCTGGTGGAAAAGCTGGAAGACGTGGCTGCCTATATGGAAGAGAAACTCTCCGGTGCCGAAGCGGGCTTTGTGGCCTTTATCTCCGGTGCCAGCCGTACCGCCGATATCGAGCGGGAACTGACCATCGGCGTGCATGGGCCGCGCTACATGCATGCCCTGATTCTGGAAGACAGGTAG
- a CDS encoding RNA recognition motif domain-containing protein has product MSVKSIYAGNLPFTTTEDELGNLFAQYGDVYSVKLISDRETGRLRGFGFVEMDEKDCAAAVEALNGYELGGRNLRVNEARPKGF; this is encoded by the coding sequence ATGTCTGTGAAATCTATCTATGCTGGAAATCTGCCTTTCACCACTACCGAAGACGAACTCGGAAACCTCTTTGCACAATACGGTGACGTGTACTCCGTAAAACTTATCTCTGACCGTGAAACTGGCCGCCTGCGTGGTTTTGGTTTTGTTGAAATGGATGAGAAGGATTGTGCTGCTGCAGTTGAAGCTCTCAACGGCTATGAGCTGGGTGGCCGCAATCTGCGCGTCAACGAAGCTCGCCCCAAAGGTTTCTGA
- a CDS encoding histidinol-phosphatase — MLHDYHVHLESGPYTAQWIRQYYDTAMERGLSELGFSEHAYRFSQASSLLETSWADAAFHYDVHEYVHAVEQARQQGMAVKTGIEMDYIPSREAGIRAFLESVHWDYIIGSVHWIGDWGFDLPRFAHEWKERDVVDVYYSYYEILQMAIRSQLFDIIGHFDLIKVFGYRPPRNVIMTAVYESTIRLMKDYDMVLEINTAGLYKPAGQIYPAPEILQMAGKYRLPVIITSDAHCPEHVGRDFPLAQRMAREADITTLVRFEKRKRQYVPLLA, encoded by the coding sequence ATGCTGCACGACTATCATGTCCACCTCGAAAGTGGCCCCTACACGGCACAGTGGATCCGCCAGTACTACGACACTGCCATGGAACGCGGCTTGAGCGAACTGGGTTTCAGCGAGCACGCCTACCGATTCAGCCAGGCCAGCAGCCTGCTGGAAACCTCCTGGGCGGACGCAGCCTTTCACTACGATGTTCACGAGTACGTACATGCCGTTGAGCAGGCCCGCCAGCAGGGCATGGCAGTGAAAACCGGAATAGAGATGGACTATATCCCTTCCCGCGAAGCGGGTATACGCGCCTTCCTGGAATCAGTCCACTGGGATTATATCATCGGCAGTGTCCACTGGATCGGCGACTGGGGATTCGACCTGCCTCGTTTTGCCCATGAGTGGAAAGAACGCGATGTGGTGGATGTCTACTACAGTTACTATGAAATTCTGCAGATGGCCATCCGCAGCCAGCTTTTTGATATCATCGGCCACTTCGACCTGATCAAGGTATTCGGCTACCGGCCACCCCGCAATGTCATCATGACAGCGGTATACGAGAGTACGATACGCCTGATGAAAGACTATGACATGGTACTGGAAATCAATACCGCCGGCCTGTACAAGCCTGCCGGGCAGATCTATCCCGCGCCGGAGATCCTGCAGATGGCCGGGAAGTACAGGCTGCCGGTCATTATCACCAGTGATGCCCACTGCCCCGAGCATGTGGGTCGCGATTTCCCCCTGGCACAGCGGATGGCCCGCGAAGCGGACATCACCACCCTGGTACGTTTTGAGAAAAGGAAACGACAGTATGTCCCACTTCTGGCATAA
- a CDS encoding RNA recognition motif domain-containing protein — protein MMKSIYAGNLPFTTTEDELGNLFAQYGDVYSVKLISDRETGRLRGFGFVEMEEKDCEAAVEALNGFEFGGRKLRVNEARPKGF, from the coding sequence ATGATGAAATCTATCTATGCCGGTAACTTGCCTTTCACGACGACTGAAGACGAACTCGGAAACCTCTTTGCTCAATACGGAGATGTTTACTCTGTAAAACTCATCTCTGACCGTGAAACTGGCAGACTGCGCGGCTTTGGTTTCGTTGAAATGGAAGAGAAAGACTGCGAAGCGGCAGTTGAAGCTCTCAACGGTTTCGAATTCGGTGGCCGCAAGCTGCGCGTCAACGAAGCTCGCCCTAAAGGCTTCTGA